ATCAGCTCGATCGTGCCATCCCAGTCCTTGGTGGTGGCGGGATGAAAGCCCTTCTTCTGCCCGTCGGAGAGACGATCGAAGGCGGCCTTGTCCTTGGTCGGCGCGTCGAAGAACGCCTTCGCGATGGCCGCCTTGGCCTCTGCCGGCAGGTCGGAATTATAGGCATAGGGCCCGTTGATGATCGGCGCCGATTTGTGGATGATGCGGAAATCGTCCTTCTTCATCGCCGAGCCGTCGGCGTTCTTCAGCATGCCCTTGGTCAGCATCTGCGCCAGCGTGGAATCGTTGTCGCTGGTCCACTGGTTGGCGGCAACCTCGACCGTGCCTTGCGCCAGCGCCAGCATCGCGTTCTCATGGCTGCCGGTGAAGACGACCTTGCTGAAATAGGTATCGGCGTCGTGGATGCCCAACTTGTCGAGTTCGAAACGCGGCACATTGTTGCCCGAAGTCGAGTTCGGATCGACGAGACCGAGGTTCTTGCCCTTGAGGTCATCGATCTTCTTGTAGGGGCTGTTTGCCTTGACGAAGAACACTGAATAATAGCCGGTCGAGTCATCGGCATTGATATCGTTGGCGAAGGCTTCGCTCTTGACGCCCGTCAGGCGCGCGCGCGCGAACGCCGCCGAGCCGTAGCTGGCGACGTGGATATTGCCGGCTCGCTGGCCCTCAATCACCGCGGCGTAGTCGTTGGCGATGCGCAGCTTGACCGCCACACCGAGTTCCTTCGACAGGTAGGTCATGAACGGGGCCCAGCGCTCGGTGACACCGGACGCGTTCTCGGCCGGGACGACCGCGAAAGTCAGTTCGGGATATTTGGCTTTCCAATCGTTTGCCGAGGCGGAGGCCGTGAAAGCGAGCGCGGCGGCGCCGGCAAGGACTAATCTGCGAGTGATCATGCTACCCTCTTCATCAGTTTGGGTCGGTTGACGCAAAGACTTGCAAAAGAAACAGGCGCCGCTCAGGCGGCCGCGGCCGTTCCGAGCGCCGGGACCCCGTCGGGCGCCGGGACAGGCACGGTGCCCATGACGTCGGCGGCTTCGAGATCGTAGAGCTCGCGTGCCACGTGGTCGGTCAGCGCGGACGGCGCCCCGTCGAACACGACGCGCCCCTGCGCCATACCGATCAGGCGGTCGCAATAGCTGCGCGCCAGATCGAGCGAATGCAGATTGCAGAGCACGGTGATGCCGAAATGCTTGTTGATGCGCAGCAGCGCGTCCATCACGATCTTGGTGTTGCGCGGATCGAGCGATGCGATCGGCTCGTCGGCGAGGATGATGTCGGGCTGCTGCACGAGGGCGCGCGCGATCGCCACGCGCTGCTGCTGGCCGCCGGAGAGCTGGTCGGCGCGCTGGGCGGCAAGCGACGCAATGTCGAACTGTTCGAGTGCGGACATCGCCAACGCCTTGTCCTGCTCCGGCCAGATTTGCGAGAGCGAGCGCCAGGCCGGCATCGTGGCAAGGCGTCCCATCAGGACGTTGGTGAGGACATCGAGCCGGCCGACCAGGTTGAACTGCTGGAAGATCATCGCCGAGCGTGCCCGCCACTGCCGCAGCTCCTTGCCGCGCAGCGCGGTGACGTCGATCCCGTCGAACAGGATGCGCCCGTCGTTCGGCGTCACCAGGCGGTTGATGCTCCGCAGCAGCGTCGACTTGCCGGCGCCGGACCGTCCGATCACACCGACGAACCCGCCGGGCGAAACTTGAAACGAGGCGTCGTCGACCGCGGCTTTTGCGCCGAAGCGACACGTCAGACCATCCACCACCAGCATGCAGCGCTCCAGATTAGCTGGGGCCAACCGCTAACGCCGGCACTTAACACTTGTGTGACACGGGCGTTGCAATGCGGCGATCCTGCACAACTCATCCCCTGTCATCGCGGCGTCATGACATCGTCATCAAGCCGCTCGAAGAGGAACGCTCACCCTCCTGACTCCGGATGCAACATGGTCGCCAAAGCTCTTTCGGTCCAGCCGACCATCGATCCCTCGGCCAAGCTGCATGAGACCAGGCTCGGCGCCTATACCGAGGTCGGCGCGCGCACGATCCTGCATGACGTGGCGATGGGCGATTACTCCTATGTCGTCAACGATGCCCAGATCACCTACGCCACCATCGGAAAGTTCTGCTCGATCGCGGCGATGACGCGGATCAATCCCGGCAATCATCCGATGCTCCGCGCGACGCAGGCGCATTTCACCTACCGCTCCAGCGCCTATTTCGAAGGCGAGAGCGACGATGCCGAATTCTTCGACTGGCGGCGCCGGCACCACGTCCATATCGGCCACGACGTCTGGATCGGCCATGGCGCGATCGTGCTTCCCGGCCGCAACATCGGCACCGGCGTGGTGATCGCGGCCGGCGCCATCGTCACCAAGGACGTGCCGGCCTATACCATCGTCGCCGGCAATCCGGCCCGCATCATGCGGCGGCGGTTCTCCGAGGAGATCGCCGGACGGCTCGCCCGGCTGGCCTGGTGGGATTGGAATCACGACAAATTGCGTGAAGCCCTGCCCGATTTCCGCAAGCTCGGGATTGAAGATTTCCTTGCGACATACGAAGCACGGGCGAGATCTCTCACCAATTCTCCTGCCAGTTCCCTTGCTAGTTCCCTTGCCAGCAAACGAAGCGCGGTCGCGTGACAGACATCATCCTTGAGGGCGGCCGGGCCCTGATCGGCGCCGAGCTCGTCGAAACGTCATTGGCGGTGTCCGGACAGGACATCGCCGCGATCGATGCCTCTCGCGGCCGGGCGCGGCTTGCGATCGATGCCCGCAATCTGCTGGTGCTGCCCGGCATCGTCGATCTGCATGGCGATGCCTTCGAGCGGCAGATGATGCCGCGCGCCGGCGTCGATTTCCCCATCGACGTCGCGCTCGCCGACAGCGATCGCCAGGCGATCAGCAACGGCATCACGACGGTCTTTCATGCCACGACCTGTTCGTGGGAACCCGGCCTGCGCAGCGCCGACAACGCGCGCGCCCTGATGGAGGCAATCGAGCGGCAGCGCCCGCAATTCGCCGCCGACACCCGCTTCCACCTGCGGCACGAGACCTACAATCTCGACACCGAGATTGAGATCAGCCAGTGGCTCTCCGAGCGCCGGGTCGACCTGTTCGCCTTCAACGACCACATGGACGGCACCGTCGCCGACATGGCCAAGCCGCGCAAGCGCAACCGCATGGTGGAGCGCACCGGGTTGTCAGCCGAGGATTTCGACCGCCTCGTCGAGAGCGTCGTCTCGCGCGCGGACGAGGTGCCAGCTTCCGTATCGCGTCTCGCCGCCGTGGCCCGCGCTGCCGAAGTGCGGATGCTCTCGCACGACGATGCGACACCGGCAATGCGCCAGGAGTTTCGCGCGCTCGGCGCTGAGATCGCGGAGTTTCCGGTCAACGAGGAGACGGCGCGGGCGGCGGCAAGCCACGGCGATGCCATCGTCTACGGCGCGCCGAACGTCGTGCGCGGCGGCAGCCACACCGGCTGGACCAGGGCCTCCGACATGATCGCCAAGGGCCTCTGCTCGGTGCTGGCGTCGGACTATTACTATCCCGCGCAGCTGCTCGCCGCGTTCCGGCTCGCCGCCGACGGCGTGCTGCCGCTGACCGAAGCCTGGAACCTAGTCTCCGCCGGCCCTGCGCGCGCGACCGGTCTTACCGATCGCGGCGTGCTCGCGGAAGGCCGCCGCGCCGACATTCTGCTGGTCGACGACAGCGTGAAGCTGAGACCGCGGCTGATCGCGGTGATATCAGGCGGAAAGCTGGTTCATCTCACCGATGCGACGCGGCTACTCACCGCTGTGGCGGCGGCGCCACGCGAAGCTGTCGTCGCGGCCTAAACCGGCTATGCTCGAGCAATGACAGGTTTTCCCCGCTACGCGATCTATTTTGCCGCAGGCGCCGATCACGCGCTCTCGCGCTTCGGCGCGGAGCTGCTCGGTTACGATGCCTACACCGGCAACGAGCTGCCATTTCCGCGCGAGGCGTTGGAGGTCGCGCCTGACTGGCGCGACGTCAGCGCCGATCCCCGCAAATACGGCTTTCACGCCACGCTGAAGGCGCCGATGGCGCTCGCGCCTGGCAAGACTGATGCCGAGCTGATGGCCGCCTGCGCGACATTCGCCGGCAAGCCGCGGCCGCTTCCTGTGATCCGGCCGGTCGTCGATGCCATCAGTGGCTTCATCGCCGTCATTCCAGCCGAGCCTGTCGAGGCACTTCAAGCGCTCGCCGCCGATTGCGTCCGCGAATTCGACTCGTTCCGCGCCGCTTTGTCTGCGGAAGACCGCGCGCGGCGCAGACCCGAGAAGCTCAGCGAACTGCAGCGCGACCATCTCGACCGCTGGGGCTACCCTTACGTGATGGAAGAATTCCGCTTCCACATGACGCTGACCGGGCGGCTCGATGCGGAGCGGCGCGGGCCGATTTTGGAGATGTTGCGAGCGCGATTTGCCGCGCTCCGTCTCGGCATGTTGGCAATCGATCGTCTCGCTCTGTTCGAGCAGGACGATGCGAGGGCACGCTTCCGCATCATCGGTGAATGGGCGTTGGCGCGGTAGGCATGACCCTCAGCTCGCAAGACTGAATGCGAGCGCCACCGCGCCGACCAGAACGAGGCTGATCGCCCAAACCGCATCCAGATTGAACCAGCTTCGCGAAACGAACTGCAATCCCAGATAGCGGTAGACCAGCCAGGCCAGACTTCCGCCGGCGCTGACCATGGCGATCACGTGCACGAAGGACACCAGCACCGCCATCCCGAGATTTGCCTTCATTAGCGCTTCTGCCGCCTCATGGCCGGGATCGAGTGCCAAGGCCTGGCAAAGCCCGAGATAAATCGGCACGAGCATCAGTGCGGCGCCGTGAGCGATGGCAACGGCAAATGACCAGAGTGCCAATTGCGTCGGCGGAATTCGTGCCAGCGCGCGGGGATGGCGCCGCGCGATCAACCGATAGACACCGAAAGCGATGACGAGAAGGCTCGCGCTGAGCTGGATCGAACGCTGCCACTCGGCCAGCACGAACAGGAATGCGAACGGCAGCACCACGAGAAGCGTCGCCAGAAGATGCCCGGCCGCCAGTGCCCACAACGCGCGGAAGAGCGCGCGTGGGCTCTTGTCCATCAGCCCGGCCGAAACCGCGAGCGGCCATCCCATCCCCGGATTGACCCCGTGGTAGAAACCGCTCGCAACAAGAGCGAACCAGAGCCAGCCAAGCGCCGGGCTCGCGTGCCCCCCGTCTAGACCGACGGGTAGCAAAACGAGTCTGTCGAACAATCGCCGCCCTCGAGCCTGATCTGGTGCGCGCGATATCCGTCGGGGAAGCTCACGAAGTAGTCCTTGTCGAGCTCGAGGCCGCCGTTGCGACCGACATTGGCCATCACCTCCACGCCCGGAACTCCGTCGGGATAGAACTGGTCGTCCCAGGTGGAATAGAGCGAATTGGTCCAGTATACGCGCCTGCCGTCGCGGCTGATCTCGACCATTTGCGGGCCGGCCGCAAAGGCCTTGCCATTCGGATGCGCCGTTCGGCGTGCAATGCCGCCGATGTGAACCGAGCCCGCAAGCTTCGGCTTGCGCGGATCAGTGACGTCGTACTGCCGCATTTCACCCGTGCCCCAGCACGAGACATAGAGGAACCGGTCATCCATCGACAGGTCGATGTCGGTCACCAGCGGCGGCACGGCACCAAAGCCCTGCAGCAGCGGCGGGAGCTTCTCCTTTGGCGCGGGCTCGGGCGGGATCGTGGCCGTCTTCTCTGCGTGGAATTTCCCGCCTTCGCGCCACCACGTCCAGATCGATGCTTCGAGATTGGTGGTGTCGACCACAACGCCAACGAAGCCGTATTCGCGAACCGGATCGTGCGCCGGCCGCACCTCCAGCGCCATCTGATGGTTGGCGCCGAGATCGATGGTCTGAACGTTGCGACGTGCGCGTAGATCCCAGAAGTGGAGACGATGGCCATATTTGTTCGACAGCAGATCTTCCGGGACGATCCCGTTCTCGAACTGCGGCGGCAACGCCCATTCGCTCGTCACCATGTAGTCGCGCGGCAGGTTCCACCAGAAATCATAGTGCAGCGTCTGCGGACCGCGGTCGATCTCCCATCGTCCCAGGACTTCGAACGTCTCGCAATCCATGATGAAGACGCCTGGAGGCCCGTTGGTGCCGTCCTTGCCGCCGCCACCCAGCGTGCTGACATAAATGCCGTCCGGCCCGCAATGGATCGTGTGCGGCCGCGAGTAGCCGGTTTTCTTGAACACTTCCTCGGGCTCGATGATCTTGTGGATCTTGGCTTGGGTCGGATCCGGCTTGGTATCGATGATGTAGATCCGCGACGAGCGCAGCCCGGGGATGATGAGATAGCGTCGCTCGATGAAGGCATGTCCCGCAAGCGGCGACAAGGCGGAGGAGCAGGCATTCCAGCCGAAGTGATGAAACTCGTCGCCCTTGTTGGGCATCGTCACGGTGTGGACGATCCGACTGTAGGTCGGCGATCCCGGCTTGACGTCGATGACCGCAAGAGCATCCGGCTTTGAGAAATCCGGACTGAGCAGCAACGTGTAGGCAAAGTTCTCCGCGGGCGCCTCCATCGCAAGCCTGGGCGATGCGTGGAAGGTGGGATCGGGCCTCATCGTCATGGCACTGCCTCCCTGTTCTGTCGGTTCGCGCCAACCTGGCTCGGGATAACGGCATAATGAAGAGGTATTAAGCGATGTCTTGGGATTCTCCGCAGGGCCGGCTGGCAGGCGTACAATATGTCATTGCCGGGCTGCGGGAAACCGGCGGAATCGCGCTAATTCGAAGCCTTCGGCCGAAATGCGGGCGCAACGTCCTACCCGCAGCCCTCGTAGGGCGAGCAAAGGCGCAGAGCGCCGTGCCCCCACTCTCCTCGACGGCAGACAGGTTGGTGGGCACGCTTCCGCCTTCGCTCTGCGAGCTACGGCGGACAAGTCGCTTTGCTCACCCTAGGCCTGCGGAGGCTGGGACTCTACTTTCCCCACCGCAAGGCCAGCGCATCGCGCTCCTTGGCGAGTTCCAGCAGGCCCGCGCGCGTTGCCGGATGCAGCGGTTGGAGCGGATGGCGCACGGCGTCCGACTTGATCACGCCGCCGGCTTGCATCATCGCCTTGCAGGCGATCAGGCCGCACTGGCGGTTCTCGTAATTGATCAGCGGCAGCCAGCGCTCATAGGCGGCCTTCGCCTTCTCCCGATCGCCGGCGAAATAGGGATCGATGATCTGGCGGATGCCGTCGGGATAGCCGCCGCCGGTCATCGCACCGGTCGCACCCGCGTCGAGATCGGCCAGCAGCGTGATCGCCTCCTCACCGTCCCAAGGACCCTCGATGTCCTTGCCACCAGCCTCAATCAGGCTGCGCAGCTTCGAAGCTGCGCCTGCGACCTCGATCTTGAAATAGCGGATGTTGGCGAAGTCGCGCGCCAGCCGTGCGAGCAGTTCCACCGAGAGCGGCGTACCGGCAACCGGCGCGTCCTGGATCATGACGGGAATGTTGATCGCGCCCGAGAGCACGCGGAAGAATTCGACGATACCCTTCTCCGGCACGCGAAAGGTCGCGCCGTGATAGGGCGGCATCACCATCACCATGGCGGCCCCGGCCGCCTCCGCCTGCTGGCTGCGTGCCGCGCAGACGGCCGAGCTGAAATGGGTGGTGGTGACGATCACGGGAACCCGGCCCGCGACATGCTCCAGCACGGCATGCATCACGGTTTCGCGCTCGGCATCGGTGAGAACGAACTGCTCGGAGAAATTGGCGAGGATGCAGATGCCATGCGAGCCGGCATCGATCATGAAATCGATGCAGCGACGCTGACCCTCGAGGTCGAGCTCGCCGCGCTCGTCGAAGATGGTGGGCGCGACCGGGAACACGCCGCGATAGGGGCGCTGGGCCTTGTGAGGGGTGACCGGCATCGAACTCTCCATCCCTGATGTGTCTTACGTCTGTTGCCGCCTACGCGACGCGGCGCCACAGATGTAGCCGCCGCACGGATCGGCGGCAATGCCCGCGCGACATCAGGTGGAGAATTGCGAGAAAGCTCGCTTGCGGCCATCCTTCGAGACACCCGCCTTCGGCGGGCCCTCAGGATGAGGTCCAGGTTCGTGGCGAGATATCGGCCAAGTGATCTAACGGAATTACGCGGTCTTCACCGCTCCCAAGAAGCCCTCGACCGCAACGCGGAGGCGATCGGCGTCGGCCGACATCTTCTTGACGGAGTCCGACAACACCGTGCCGGCGTTGCCGGTTTCCTGGTTGAGCCTGGCGACGCTGCCGATGGTGTCGGTGACCTCGCGGGTGCCCTGCGCGGCCTGCTGGAAGTTGCGCGAGATCTCGGTGGTCGCCGCGCGCTGCTCTTCGACGGCGGCGGCAATCGCCGTCATCTTCTCGTCGATGCCGCTGATGGCGCCGCCGATCGCGCGGATGGCGGTGACAGCCTGGCCGGTGGCGCCCTGGATTTCCTCGACCTGGCGCGAGATCTCTTCCGTCGCCGTCGCAGTCTGCGCCGCGAGGCTCTTGACCTCGCCGGCGACCACGGCGAAACCGCGGCCGGCCTCGCCTGCGCGCGCCGCTTCGATCGTGGCGTTCAAGGCCAGAAGGTTGGTCTGGGCGGCGATGGCATTGATCATTTTCACGACCTCGCCGATGCGGCTCGCGGTCTGGTCGAGAATCTCGACCGTCGCATTGGTCTGCTCGGCCTGTGCAACAGCCTCGCGGGCCTCGCGCGCGCTGGACTGCACTTGCGCGGAAATCTCGCCGACGGACGCGGAGAGTTCTTCGGTCGCCGCCGCGATGGTCTCGAGATTGTTGGTGGCCTGCTCGGCCGCGGAGGAGACCGCCGCGGTCTGGCTGCTCGATTCCGAAACCAGCGAGCGCACGCCGGTCGCGGTCGCATCGAGCTCCCGCGTCGAGGCCACAACGCTCTGGATGACGGCCTGCACGGTGTCGTCGAAGCTGCGGCATGCGGAATCGACGGTGCCGGAGCGGGCGAGTTGGAGTGCCTGCTGCGATTCGCGTTCCCGGCCCAGCCGTTCCGCAGTCGCCGCACTCTCGCGCAGGCTTTCGAGTGCGGCGGCCATGGTCCCGAACTCGTCGGGGTGCCGGGATTGCGGCACCGGCGTCGCGTAGTCGCGCGCACTGATGCGGGCGATGGCGCCGAGAATGGCGCGCACCGGGCGCATCAGGCGATTGCGCACCACGTACACGCCGGTCAGAGTCACGGCCAGCGCTAGCAGGAAGGCGAACGATTGCACGATGAGGTTGGTGAGGGCTTTCGCCTGAACCATCTCCGCACGCGCGATCGACTGGTCGAGCGCCATGTTGGCGACAGCAACGATGGGCGCGAAGGGCGACTGGCACAGCGCATTCCATTCCGCAGCGGGCATCGCCGGCTTGCCGCTGCCGTCGAAATTCCTGGTGAGGTCACCGATCTGCTTGAGGACGCCATCTGTCTTGGCGCGCGCTTCCTTCGCCGCGTTGACCAGGCTCGCCGTCACGTCGGGTGCGGCCAGCAGCTCCTCCATGCCGGTCCACCCGGCGGTGACGATGCCGTTCCAGCCGGCCACGGTCTGCTTCTGGGTCTCGTCGAGCGGCTTGGAGGTGTTGA
The nucleotide sequence above comes from Bradyrhizobium sp. NDS-1. Encoded proteins:
- the phnD gene encoding phosphonate ABC transporter substrate-binding protein, translating into MITRRLVLAGAAALAFTASASANDWKAKYPELTFAVVPAENASGVTERWAPFMTYLSKELGVAVKLRIANDYAAVIEGQRAGNIHVASYGSAAFARARLTGVKSEAFANDINADDSTGYYSVFFVKANSPYKKIDDLKGKNLGLVDPNSTSGNNVPRFELDKLGIHDADTYFSKVVFTGSHENAMLALAQGTVEVAANQWTSDNDSTLAQMLTKGMLKNADGSAMKKDDFRIIHKSAPIINGPYAYNSDLPAEAKAAIAKAFFDAPTKDKAAFDRLSDGQKKGFHPATTKDWDGTIELIKFVDALRKKKAS
- the phnC gene encoding phosphonate ABC transporter ATP-binding protein yields the protein MLVVDGLTCRFGAKAAVDDASFQVSPGGFVGVIGRSGAGKSTLLRSINRLVTPNDGRILFDGIDVTALRGKELRQWRARSAMIFQQFNLVGRLDVLTNVLMGRLATMPAWRSLSQIWPEQDKALAMSALEQFDIASLAAQRADQLSGGQQQRVAIARALVQQPDIILADEPIASLDPRNTKIVMDALLRINKHFGITVLCNLHSLDLARSYCDRLIGMAQGRVVFDGAPSALTDHVARELYDLEAADVMGTVPVPAPDGVPALGTAAAA
- a CDS encoding chloramphenicol acetyltransferase; translation: MVAKALSVQPTIDPSAKLHETRLGAYTEVGARTILHDVAMGDYSYVVNDAQITYATIGKFCSIAAMTRINPGNHPMLRATQAHFTYRSSAYFEGESDDAEFFDWRRRHHVHIGHDVWIGHGAIVLPGRNIGTGVVIAAGAIVTKDVPAYTIVAGNPARIMRRRFSEEIAGRLARLAWWDWNHDKLREALPDFRKLGIEDFLATYEARARSLTNSPASSLASSLASKRSAVA
- a CDS encoding alpha-D-ribose 1-methylphosphonate 5-triphosphate diphosphatase, which produces MTDIILEGGRALIGAELVETSLAVSGQDIAAIDASRGRARLAIDARNLLVLPGIVDLHGDAFERQMMPRAGVDFPIDVALADSDRQAISNGITTVFHATTCSWEPGLRSADNARALMEAIERQRPQFAADTRFHLRHETYNLDTEIEISQWLSERRVDLFAFNDHMDGTVADMAKPRKRNRMVERTGLSAEDFDRLVESVVSRADEVPASVSRLAAVARAAEVRMLSHDDATPAMRQEFRALGAEIAEFPVNEETARAAASHGDAIVYGAPNVVRGGSHTGWTRASDMIAKGLCSVLASDYYYPAQLLAAFRLAADGVLPLTEAWNLVSAGPARATGLTDRGVLAEGRRADILLVDDSVKLRPRLIAVISGGKLVHLTDATRLLTAVAAAPREAVVAA
- a CDS encoding DUF1045 domain-containing protein: MTGFPRYAIYFAAGADHALSRFGAELLGYDAYTGNELPFPREALEVAPDWRDVSADPRKYGFHATLKAPMALAPGKTDAELMAACATFAGKPRPLPVIRPVVDAISGFIAVIPAEPVEALQALAADCVREFDSFRAALSAEDRARRRPEKLSELQRDHLDRWGYPYVMEEFRFHMTLTGRLDAERRGPILEMLRARFAALRLGMLAIDRLALFEQDDARARFRIIGEWALAR
- a CDS encoding selenium-binding family protein, whose protein sequence is MTMRPDPTFHASPRLAMEAPAENFAYTLLLSPDFSKPDALAVIDVKPGSPTYSRIVHTVTMPNKGDEFHHFGWNACSSALSPLAGHAFIERRYLIIPGLRSSRIYIIDTKPDPTQAKIHKIIEPEEVFKKTGYSRPHTIHCGPDGIYVSTLGGGGKDGTNGPPGVFIMDCETFEVLGRWEIDRGPQTLHYDFWWNLPRDYMVTSEWALPPQFENGIVPEDLLSNKYGHRLHFWDLRARRNVQTIDLGANHQMALEVRPAHDPVREYGFVGVVVDTTNLEASIWTWWREGGKFHAEKTATIPPEPAPKEKLPPLLQGFGAVPPLVTDIDLSMDDRFLYVSCWGTGEMRQYDVTDPRKPKLAGSVHIGGIARRTAHPNGKAFAAGPQMVEISRDGRRVYWTNSLYSTWDDQFYPDGVPGVEVMANVGRNGGLELDKDYFVSFPDGYRAHQIRLEGGDCSTDSFCYPSV
- a CDS encoding dihydrodipicolinate synthase family protein, with translation MPVTPHKAQRPYRGVFPVAPTIFDERGELDLEGQRRCIDFMIDAGSHGICILANFSEQFVLTDAERETVMHAVLEHVAGRVPVIVTTTHFSSAVCAARSQQAEAAGAAMVMVMPPYHGATFRVPEKGIVEFFRVLSGAINIPVMIQDAPVAGTPLSVELLARLARDFANIRYFKIEVAGAASKLRSLIEAGGKDIEGPWDGEEAITLLADLDAGATGAMTGGGYPDGIRQIIDPYFAGDREKAKAAYERWLPLINYENRQCGLIACKAMMQAGGVIKSDAVRHPLQPLHPATRAGLLELAKERDALALRWGK
- a CDS encoding methyl-accepting chemotaxis protein; its protein translation is MTMFKKSVSSLLLTLMALLAAGALASTAIQMVGAFGRYSDSLETERLANADKAIFHGVLSLRNNRGDAQSALLGEDDPRAKLGAAEKAEQAGFDAIVAALSTVEFARRDELAGTLKQRWSEAAPKFQLFHDEAKLPRAERKVERTAPWYDGITKVIETANLASTAVSNRAWMNDPFIARMIQARRLAWQVRDRYGIQCSTLRPNVNTSKPLDETQKQTVAGWNGIVTAGWTGMEELLAAPDVTASLVNAAKEARAKTDGVLKQIGDLTRNFDGSGKPAMPAAEWNALCQSPFAPIVAVANMALDQSIARAEMVQAKALTNLIVQSFAFLLALAVTLTGVYVVRNRLMRPVRAILGAIARISARDYATPVPQSRHPDEFGTMAAALESLRESAATAERLGRERESQQALQLARSGTVDSACRSFDDTVQAVIQSVVASTRELDATATGVRSLVSESSSQTAAVSSAAEQATNNLETIAAATEELSASVGEISAQVQSSAREAREAVAQAEQTNATVEILDQTASRIGEVVKMINAIAAQTNLLALNATIEAARAGEAGRGFAVVAGEVKSLAAQTATATEEISRQVEEIQGATGQAVTAIRAIGGAISGIDEKMTAIAAAVEEQRAATTEISRNFQQAAQGTREVTDTIGSVARLNQETGNAGTVLSDSVKKMSADADRLRVAVEGFLGAVKTA